The following are from one region of the Silurus meridionalis isolate SWU-2019-XX chromosome 25, ASM1480568v1, whole genome shotgun sequence genome:
- the cd180 gene encoding CD180 antigen — protein sequence MERVFYLCFGAGIYFLACAETIPWTKKQCLTNADGSDCSGLALQLIPDEIPDSIKTLDFSFNFLPTLYNSTFQRLRNLVSLDLTRCSINFIYDDVFRYQFDLETLILVANPLSFISDRAFSGPLAIKYLGLAGSTINSLMDIPTDHLDFLETLDLRGSDLHSLDGLLKLPRQQLKRLIFDLNLIENIRAADMETLRGTRDLEVSFKGNNLVDVEAGAFQNLDLGSLDFSGCFDKMHISILLKGLEGVRTNKLHFGLFEDSSKGYIMPSDLQFFCNISAIDVSFQMQYFPGLTNASFECFAEIQKLDFTRAHLSRFPSNLSNLSMLSHLILDMNSFTSVCDINPMNFPSLTHLSVSRNSEYLHFKDNCLEPLSHLVELQLSHSNLMTGDVCCNKQLAGLRELKLLNLSYNFLMKWEPLPFNATPNLEHLDCTKTQFLLSSSSPFIKLENLQTLNLSFTHLNLSRNAQLLKGLSKLRELHLRGNAIQGGVLAKTENFDYVPLLKNLHLSSCGIAQIREDVFKNLAKLQYVDLSENQLAVLSLAAFYSLNQIQLNFGSNKIMVVDVNVVKDLGTSSSIDLSSNPLACDCTNYQFIMWVKDNVRKMKRVGKTVCDATAERIVDVDLKCVSSSRALGIVLGIAITIALITVLGYFVKKGQSQYRPYSRL from the exons ATGGAGAGAGTGTTCTATCTCTGCTTTGGAGCTGGAATTTACTTCCTGGCGTGTGCTGAGACGATTCCATGGACAAAGAAGCAATGCTTAACT AATGCAGATGGTTCTGACTGTAGTGGTTTGGCCCTGCAGCTCATCCCGGATGAAATCCCAGACTCCATCAAAACTCTCGATTTCAGCTTCAACTTCCTCCCAACACTGTACAATTCAACTTTCCAGAGACTCAGGAATCTAGTTTCACTGGATTTAACAAG GTGCAGCATTAATTTCATCTACGATGACGTCTTTCGATATCAGTTCGATCTCGAGACTCTCATTTTGGTAGCAAACCCGCTGAGCTTCATATCAGACCGTGCTTTCTCAGGACCCCTGGCCATAAAATACCTCGGTCTAGCCGGTTCAACGATAAACAGTCTTATGGACATCCCAACCGACCATCTTGATTTTTTGGAGACTCTGGATCTTCGAGGAAGCGACCTTCACAGCTTAGACGGCCTGTTGAAGTTACCACGGCAACAATTAAAGAGGCTTATTtttgatttgaatttgattGAGAACATTAGAGCAGCAGACATGGAGACACTCCGTGGGACAAGAGACCTGGAGGTCAGCTTTAAAGGAAACAATCTTGTTGACGTTGAAGCGGGTGCTTTTCAGAACTTAGACTTAGGCAGCCTGGATTTTAGTGGCTGCTTCGACAAGATGCATATTTCTATCCTGCTGAAAGGGTTAGAAGGAGTGAGAACGAATAAACTGCACTTCGGGTTATTCGAGGACAGCTCTAAGGGCTACATCATGCCGTCGGATCTTCAGTTCTTCTGTAACATATCCGCCATCGATGTCAGTTTTCAGATGCAATATTTTCCAGGTCTTACAAATGCAAGTTTTGAGTGCTTTGCAGAAATTCAGAAGTTAGACTTCACCAGAGCGCACCTTTCCAGATTTCCATCCAACTTGAGCAACCTGTCCATGTTGTCTCACCTGATACTGGATATGAATTCTTTTACGAGCGTGTGCGACATTAATCCAATGAACTTCCCCTCATTGACGCATTTATCCGTGTCTAGAAACTCAGAATATCTTCACTTCAAAGACAACTGCTTGGAACCTCTGTCCCATCTGGTGGAGCTCCAACTGAGCCATAGTAATTTGATGACTGGGGATGTTTGCTGTAACAAACAACTGGCCGGCCTCCGAGAACTGAAACTGCTAAATCTCAGCTACAACTTCCTCATGAAGTGGGAGCCACTGCCGTTTAACGCAACCCCAAACCTCGAGCATCTCGACTGCACCAAAACCCAATTCCTCCTCAGCAGCAGCTCTCCGTTTATCAAACTGGAAAACCTTCAAACTCTAAATCTCTCATTCACGCACCTGAATCTGTCACGCAATGCTCAGTTGCTGAAAGGTCTGTCCAAGCTACGAGAGCTACACCTCCGAGGGAACGCTATACAGGGTGGAGTTCTTGCCAAAACAGAGAACTTTGATTACGTTCCTCTTTTAAAAAACTTGCACCTGTCTTCTTGTGGAATCGCGCAAATCAGAGAAGACGTCTTTAAAAACCTCGCAAAGCTCCAATATGTAGATCTGAGCGAAAATCAGCTGGCTGTACTCAGCCTTGCGGCTTTCTACTCGTTAAACCAGATCCAACTCAACTTTGGCAGCAATAAAATCATGGTCGTGGACGTCAATGTTGTTAAAGACTTGGGGACAAGCAGCAGCATTGATCTGAGCTCCAACCCTCTGGCCTGTGATTGCACCAATTATCAGTTCATTATGTGGGTTAAAGACAATGTTAGGAAGATGAAACGCGTAGGCAAAACGGTGTGTGACGCCACGGCAGAGAGGATTGTAGATGTAGATCTGAAGTGCGTCTCTTCAAGCCGAGCGTTAGGGATTGTCCTCGGAATTGCAATAACAATTGCGCTTATAACAGTTCTGGGATATTTTGTAAAGAAAGGTCAGTCACAATACAGGCCTTACTCAAGACTGtag